The Oryza brachyantha chromosome 6, ObraRS2, whole genome shotgun sequence region atttaaatttttgatagtagatttttaggttttttcatcgttgtTTAATTTTCAGCATTAGcgtttagatcgttaagaacatatataaatattttatttatagattattatttttatttgcaagtGGGTCGTTACCCCTTATTCAACATTAGTTGAGAAAATAAATGTTgaggaaaaacatatatttctatattctgctccccgttctaaaatataaatattttaggattcaaatttcatacaataatataagcattttgaCATAGATTCCTATTACGATAATAATTACGATGATTCTAGAGCCCATCAAatgcttataaataaaatctaatctattcaaaattcaaaaattgatcactaaagtgactaaaagagaatattttaacattttcttagtctatgctaaacaacctaaaaatagttatactTTGGAATGGATatagtaatttttatatacgggGATTATTTCCTTACCATTTTCTAAGATATGATATAGGtctattatctatattttttaaaaatagaaaagttgtAAGTTGATTGAGGCTCATGTTGGATGGTTGGCTTATTAGCATGCGTGAAAAACTTAGCAGTAgattaacatatgattaattaattattagctatagaaatttaaaaatggttttatataaaattttagagtaaCTTTgccatagaaatttttcgtAAATTATTACTCTGTTTAGTAATTTGAGAAGCATACACGtagaaaacgagagaatatgAGGTTTATAAGAAGTCGTGCTGAACATGGCCTGCGTCCTACAGGttggttgtttggctttttcaagaaaaaaagccaagccaaaatacatattttcaaatgataaataagattgtgaataaaacttatatatatgttcttgcGGATCTAAACGTCaatgcttaaaaaaaattacgataaaaaaattcaaaatatactctaaatttaaaggtaaagatttaaattttggattataaacataaataataaacaaaaagtGCAGAGACAGGGCTGCTAGATCAAAACCACCATCTAGCGCCCCGCCATAGGCAACTGTTTCTATCATTCGCCAGACAACCGTGGAAGAGCTGCGATGAGCTGATGATTGAAATtgtttaaagttgattttgcaTGTAGTGTGCAAAAAAGTCTACCATTTGTTAGCGCTCGTATGAATTTATTGCATCCGCCActgtacaaaataaaataattgatggaccctttttcccttcttcttGCCCAAGCcatttatttctcaaaatgttttctttttcaagatGCCTATCTGTATCAATTAAACAATACAGAGAGGGCGTAAATGAATTATAGGCCTGAATTTTGCCTTAGAAcaagtagttagctataacttatgaattgattattagGTCATCTAGAGATGCAGAGGCGGGGCTACAATATCTCATTGAGTCAAGCGACCCTAACTACCTCCAACAAATCCACTGTTCAATAGCTTAGGCAATGAAAATGACCAAAGAATTACGTATTCTGATATCGATAACACCGacaaactaattttttagctCTTCTCCTATAAATATGATGTGTTGATTTTTAGAGCTACAACATCCGTTTATAATATTAACACTTCTAGGTTATTTATCATTGATTAAGGAGATATGAAAAGATTTCAttatgaattttgaattgatcaGATTCCCTTCCAAAGCATATGTTTGACTCTAAAATTattggaatgattgaaatcataaGAATCAGCGCTTACATGGTCATCGGTTAGCTTTTtgagggaaaaacaaaatgatatatttacgaacaaaaaatatgaataatgcttttatataagtgttcttgcgatcaactctaaatttaatgttaaaagtttaaattttgtcttataagcataagagaaaaaagactgttatattatggtataaaatCTGAGTCATAgatattcttatattttaaaatagaaggGGTTGTGGTTAGCTATGCTATGCTATTAACCTTGCCCTCCTAGCTTGTAAAAAGAGCTGTACTCCTGAATATGCAACGTTGGTCGAAAAGCCAGTGACCCAGTGCAATGTAGAAAAAAGTGTTCATTTTACTTCCGGAGTTATTCATTGGAGCATTTAGTTATAGCTTCCACTGAAAATATTTTACGCTCTAAACTATTGAAAACGGCTCACTTTACTCTCTAATGCTacttctatattttatttctcttcaTATTAGTTAGAGCTTCCACCGAAAATTTGTTAGAATAGTAGATCCATTATAACTACCGTCtcgtaaatatttttgaatttttcaaactGTTTATATAGGTTGGAAACAACTTAGATTGATTTAaacatcaatattttaatatttcaagCAAAtagtcaaaaaattaaaaatattttcaaactttGCTAATTGTGTTATCTATTGCTCTAAAAAGTTCGGCTTAAAATACAGCTTGTATTAACaatagaaacaaataaaaatgttattaagTAGTCAGGAAAAATAGTTTAGGGTGTAAAATgagttaaaataatttaaggggttagtgattaattttaattagtttgaGAGAGTAAAAAGGACGGAAATGTTATATTCAATCACAAAAGCATATGCTCCCCGCTGCCCCTATCTTCAAACGGATGGTTATCTAGATCGGACCATATATGATAATcccagtatatatatgtgtgttacaagtggtgattattttttctattttgctaGGAAGCAAATTCTGTTCAGTTGTGCCCATACGGTCCACCGTAATAACCGGAGAATGACGTTGCTAgaagaacaaacaaacaaacaaaattgttATGAAAGCAACCCTAGTCCAAGTGAGAGAGCAGCATGCAGCCTAATTTGTTCAAACATGTTTGACCACGGAAGCAAACTGAATATGTCCAAATCCCAAGAAGAGGACGTCAAAAGATGGGGACTTTTCgcagctgggccggccggtcCATGCAGGCATCGCTGTGTGTTTGACCTGCACCACGTGTTCTACATGTCGGCCAGCGGCGCCGCTAGCTTATCGGTTGCTCCGACGGCCGCCGTCCGGGGCGCCGGAGAAGGCGAACGGCAAGTGCAGCCGCCGGTGGTGCAGAAAACTTGTCCTAAAACTTGGAGATCGAAATGGGGGAATAAATTCCGGAGAATCAAAAAACTTttgttacaataaaaaaaattatacggGAAGGTGATACTTAAAAAACTAAGGCCCCATTtagaatatataaatttcaCAGGAAGTATACGTCCTAAAGGAACTTGAAATTGCTCCGTCCCATAGAAGGCCTAAATAGTGCAAAGTTTCCTCATTTTCTGTTTATTCTTACGTGTAAAAGGTTTTTCAGTATTACTGACGCAACACGTAAAACTAAAGTAGAAGTGTAGAACATGCACTTTTAGATTTCTctgagccaaaaaaaaaaaagagagaaagtgGCTAGAATCGAGCCAAAGCATTGAGCCACTGATACCCATATCCTCACATACAGAACAATATCCTTGGATCCACAataaaaaaccgaaaaaaCATATGAGTAAGAACAACATATGAACACACACGCAAATCCAcgtattttcaattttttcaataaCACATCAACAATAGAGCAAACATCAATAATCAATATCAAGGTAAAAGACCATGTCGGTGCAGGGGCGGAGATAGAGGATGGTcccggaaaaaaaattcaacttaagtgaatatatatatattatatatatatattaatatatatatatgaaaaatatcatttattaacatatacaaaatacatatttgatcatttttatatttctattatattgtatatattgtatgttatatttgtgataattaaaaaaaatcaggtttGCTATTTGGCAATCGCTTGAAAACTTTTAATCTATCGATCAACTTTTTTATCCATTAGATTTGCTTCAAGATTTGTGCTTGTCCACATGCTACTTTATTTGGTTTTCTTCTATTTCAATTCAACCTCTAATAAATTTGATtgataaattaagtttttttgtCAAACGAATGATCAATAGGGTCcccttaaaaacatataaattggactccccaaataaaaatcatgGATGCGCCATTGTATCGGTGTGCCACGTAGATGCCATATCGCTTAAATCCACTTTATAAACCACGTATTGGAAGACAAAATAAACTGGTTTTTATAGTTGAGAAAGGCATCGGACCGGCTTTTTGGTTGGAGGATAAGGATGGTACACGGCTAATAGACTTTTTCATGCACATGCACGCTTGCACTGCCCATAAGACCCAGTTGCCCGACCCATCAAGAACAGAGGCCCAAAACTTCTCAGCCCATCAACTTTGCGGCCCAAAATATCGGCCCATCTAAACAGGCCCGCAGCGAGCTCCATTTCGGaaacaatgaaaaagaaaagagcgTGTCGCTGTCGACTGATGATGACGATGGCttcgtagcagcagcagccagcagccgCGGCGAAGCAGCAGCACCCTCCTCCCACCaccggggagagagaggcctccaccaccgccaccgtcgccgcagcgaggcgcctccctccgcccccCCCCCATTGCGCGCCCCTTCCTGTCCTCCGGAGTCCGGACCCCGCCTTCACCATGGCCGCCACGGCGccaggcggggcccaccttgACGCCGTCGCGGTGGACGCGATGCAGGTCGacccgccgcgcgcgtcggCGGAGGAGAAGGTGAGCGTTCGTCGCCGTgcccccgcccgccgcgcggaGCTGCCCAGTGCGGACGAGGGCGCGGGCTAGGGTTTCCCTTTTTTGCTTTgatcgccgcctccctcttTTACCTGGATCTGCCGCCCCCCGGCTGTGGATCTGTTAGCTGCTGCGGGATTCGTCGGTGGGAGCTCGGCTCTCTCCGGATCTACCCGCGTGCTAGGATCGGGTCCCTGCTCGGTTCTTCATTGCTGTGGATTGCTCCCGTTTCTGCCATTTTTGGGACTAATCCTGGAGGAGTGGTTAGCGCTAGACCGTTAGTGATACGCGAGCTTTTGCTTCACAGATAGGGGAACGTGCTGGGCGCTTTGCGTGGCCGCCATGCGAGCGTTACCGCTTGGTGTTCGAAACTTGACTTTTGTGCTTTCCAAGCTTCCTTCTTCTAGTTAACTGgggtggtgtgtgtgtgtgtgtgtggggggggggggggggttctgCTTGGTTGTGAGGATTAATGTGAAATGGCAGTTAGCTTAGGGTGTTGGATTGTCTATGCAGTCTGTTTCAATGTGCCTGTTCACCTGCTCGGGTGGTGTTGCTTTTCAACTGGTTTTTGCTAATTTTGTTGCTTAGTTGAGTTAAAATTGGAAATATCCAAACTGGAATGTTATTTACTCCTCCCGGTAAAAAATATTCGTCGTTTAGGACAAGATTTggttaaacatataaaattccgACAAGCAATTTTATGTTacagtaaatttataaaacctaatatatttatgatattatgatagtacttttcaaggataatGTATGTAtaccatttgttttgtatttaaactaagcatttaagaaataatcgCTTGtcgaaattttagaagtttgaccaaatcttgtcctaaacgacaaatatttttgaccgaaGGGAGTAACTTTTAGGTAATTTAACTGGTATACCTGCTTTCGGCAGTAATATAGTTCAAACATGCCACATTTGCCTGTAAGTTTGGATACTTGTTTAGTTGTTTTGCTGCTTAGTGCAAGCACCAAAAGCCGTAGTAGTATTTACCAAGGTAATGTTACTTGAAATCAGCTAAAGCTTCCTACTGGTAATGCTGAAAGAGCTCCCCTTAACTGGTGGCACCTCTTAGCTGTAGGTTTTTATGAGCTACGAACTTTATGAGCATGATTTTGTTTAAGTTTCTTCTGGTTGCTGATCATTATGTTGCGTTTGTCTTGCCCTATCTATGGTTCGTTTCAATGGCATGGCAGCATGGCCCCACTATAGTGGGAGGAAATGATCCAGTTACAGGTCATATAATTTCAACTACTATTGGGGGAAAGAACGATGAGCCCAAAAGGGTATGTTATCATTGTTGAACAGCGAATACCACATGATATTTCTAAAAACCATGGAGATAATAATTGTATTCTAACTTCTGCCCTTTAGACTATTAGCTATATGGCTGAAAGGGTTGTTGGAACCGGATCCTTTGGTGTTGTATTCCAGGTTAGAGATATCATCCTCATGTTCCCATCATGATTCTGAATTACATTGCTTTATTGTATCAATGTTATGCATGTGCATGCAGGCAAAATGCCTTGAGACTGGTGAAACTGTTGCCATTAAGAAGGTCTTACAGGACAAACGATACAAGAACAGAGAGTTGCAGATAATGCGATCGATGGATCATTGCAATGTCATCTCCCTAAAGCATTGCTTCTTCTCTACCACTAGCAGAGATGAACTTTTCCTCAACTTAGTCATGGAGTTTGTTCCTGAGTCACTTTATCGTGTCCTGAAACACTACAAAGATATGAAGCAGAGGATGCCACTTATATATGTCAAACTTTACATGTATCAGGTGGGTGATGATTCTGTTGTTGTGTGTTGTTTTAATGATTAACTCAAACGATGTCAATCAACTTACTTAATTGTTAACATTCCATTCTGTCTCATGCAGATATTCCGGGGATTAGCTTATATTCACACTGCTCCTGGAGTTTGTCACCGAGATATAAAGCCACAAAATATCTTGGTATGGCCTTATCTTCTTCCCGAGCATCTCACTTACCCACACTGCTGCAGCTGAAAATTCTTGTTTCTGAATGTGTTGATAGGTTGATCCTCTTACTCACCAAGTGAAGGTCTGCGATTTTGGCAGTGCTAAAATGCTGGTATGCAAATTCATTGATAATGTTATTGCCTTCTCAAAcagaatattaattattagttctAGCAGAACTGAAGTTATTTACGACTTATAATGGCTTTACTGAAATTGCTGGGCCATATACCCATATTTAATTTGCGGTGCATGCTACTAGACCATATCATGGTGGTTTTTGTGTTACCTGTGctgattttaaactttaagtTAATAAAATCATTATCATCCACTATTGGTCTATTGAAGTTTTTTCTTCAACAACTTGTAGGCAAATTATTGTTGACTTATTGAGTGATTGAGGCTTATTGAATGCTACCATTGACTCTGTTCAGATTGGGCTTGGTCATTTGGTTTCTATACGCTTAAATGTAAATCAATCACATGACGTACTTTGCATTCTTAAAATGGAAGTTAACTGAAATTTCTGGATATAAAATTGCCCACTTCTACCTTTCTAATACTATATTTAAATGCTTAACTACCAGATTAAAGGTGAAGcgaatatatcatatatatgctcACGTTACTATCGTGCTCCTGAGCTCATATTTGGTGCAACCGAGTACACAACATCAATTGATATATGGTCTGCTGGATGTGTACTTGCTGAGCTTCTTCTTGGTCAAGTAAGACtctcctttttaaaaaaaaataaattacatttcTTAACTTGTTCACTTATAGCACTAGCATCCTAACTTATGCTAATTTTATccttatttttgcaattttattAGCCTCTGTTTCCTGGTGAAAGTGCTGTGGACCAGCTTGTTGAGATAATTAAGGtagttttataaaagtttgtgACCATTTTACTATGTTATTTTTGAAAGCATTGAACACCACGGACTTCTTGCAGGTTTTGGGTACTCCAACGCGAGAGGAAATCCGTTGCATGAACCCCAATTACACAGAATTCAAATTTCCTCAGATAAAAGCATGCCCATGGCACAAGGTGTGTGgaaattttattcaatatttcaatGGTGTATGTCTTTAGTTGGGTCTAAATAGAAATTTGAATCTGAGTGGAGTTCCTCCTTCCTAGTTCCTTCTCCTAAAATAATGCGAACTTCTTGATGACGGCTATTTAACACTACCAGACAAATGAAAACATGAAATTTCAGCTGTGTGCAGTAAGCATATAACTTGCGTCTTTAGTTTGGAGTTccttaaaagttaattttgcaACGGTATTGCTGCAGATCTTCCACAAGCGAATGCCTCCTGAAGCAATAGATCTTGTGTCCCGTCTTCTTCAGTATTCGCCAAATCTGCGATGTACTGCAGTAAGTTTCTGATGTTTGATTGCCAGATTGAAACTTGAAAGtacattaaattaaagttgCTGAATgtctattaaattttacacacATTTACAATTCACTAGAAGTCTAGAACCTGATAACAGAACGAACTAATGATAGTAGTTGTCGCAGACTGGCCGTGCTAATTGTGGTTATCTAAAGCTTGTACCTTCATGCTAATAACCCCATTTCTCATCACATGGATATGTGACCCTTGATTTCAAATTCTGTTGGCCAACAGCTCGTTAGATAAAAACAGTTTGTTACCAGATGACAGATGGATGCCATTTTCTGTTATTACGTGCTAGTCGAAAGAATTGAAGAGCAAATGCTTTTGCAAGGCTGAGGAGACATCGATACtgagaaaataaattgaaaaataccttCGCTGTATTTACTAGGAAACTTGGGTGAAGTTAAGATAGTTACTGGTTTATTATGGGGTCCAGACTCCAGAATTTTCCTGAAATCTATGAAATAAAACTGTAGTGATTTGGATGCCCCTAGA contains the following coding sequences:
- the LOC102708348 gene encoding shaggy-related protein kinase GSK4; this encodes MAATAPGGAHLDAVAVDAMQVDPPRASAEEKHGPTIVGGNDPVTGHIISTTIGGKNDEPKRTISYMAERVVGTGSFGVVFQAKCLETGETVAIKKVLQDKRYKNRELQIMRSMDHCNVISLKHCFFSTTSRDELFLNLVMEFVPESLYRVLKHYKDMKQRMPLIYVKLYMYQIFRGLAYIHTAPGVCHRDIKPQNILVDPLTHQVKVCDFGSAKMLIKGEANISYICSRYYRAPELIFGATEYTTSIDIWSAGCVLAELLLGQPLFPGESAVDQLVEIIKVLGTPTREEIRCMNPNYTEFKFPQIKACPWHKIFHKRMPPEAIDLVSRLLQYSPNLRCTALEACAHSFFDELREPHARLPNGRPFPPLFNFKQELTHAHPELVSRLLPEHARRHSGF